From a region of the Posidoniimonas polymericola genome:
- the fliW gene encoding flagellar assembly protein FliW produces MVIDTSRFGPVECQSSDVLTFPHGLIGMEGCREWVLLADSENQSLGWLQSAERRDLALAVVSPRRFVPDYQVRVSAREVADLAAADGEQLQVLVILSRSEDGLVVNLKAPVVVSLGSRRGRQVVAKDDHSVQYVLGATVPFRQSA; encoded by the coding sequence ATGGTTATAGACACCAGCCGATTCGGTCCAGTTGAATGTCAGTCGAGCGACGTGCTCACGTTTCCCCACGGCCTGATCGGCATGGAGGGGTGCCGCGAGTGGGTGCTGCTCGCCGATTCGGAGAACCAATCCCTCGGCTGGCTGCAGTCGGCCGAGCGGCGCGACCTGGCGCTGGCGGTAGTGAGCCCGCGCAGGTTTGTGCCGGACTACCAGGTGCGGGTTTCTGCCCGGGAGGTGGCCGACCTGGCCGCCGCCGATGGCGAGCAGCTGCAAGTGCTGGTGATCCTCAGCCGGTCGGAAGACGGGCTGGTGGTGAACCTGAAGGCCCCGGTGGTTGTCAGTCTCGGGTCACGTCGGGGCCGTCAGGTCGTCGCCAAGGACGACCACTCCGTGCAGTACGTGCTGGGCGCGACGGTGCCGTTCCGACAATCGGCATAG
- the csrA gene encoding carbon storage regulator CsrA gives MLVLSRQRDESIIIGDNVVITVVDVRGDKVRLGIEAPVEIPVHRREVYEAIQRENRRAAETSTEDARQLGGKDEAAK, from the coding sequence ATGCTGGTCCTATCAAGACAGCGCGACGAGAGCATCATCATCGGCGACAATGTCGTCATCACGGTCGTTGACGTCCGTGGCGACAAGGTCCGGCTTGGCATCGAGGCCCCGGTAGAGATCCCGGTTCACCGCCGCGAGGTCTACGAGGCGATCCAGCGCGAGAACCGCCGCGCCGCCGAGACCTCGACCGAGGACGCCCGTCAGCTCGGCGGCAAGGACGAGGCCGCCAAGTAG
- a CDS encoding flagellin N-terminal helical domain-containing protein, with protein sequence MTRINTNVGSLVGRNNLQRSNASLAQSLTRLSTGLRINTGKDDPAGLIASENLRSDITAIKKAISNTDRANQVIATADSALGQVSSLLNDIRGLVTESANAGALSDEQISANQLQVDSSLEALNRIAQTTTFQGRRLLDGSLDFLVTQGTNSDKISNLQIDQANLGATGEVSVDVNVTTAATQATVEIGDLPDVTPPVTGAVNFEIETTAAEGSTGSVDFDIITADTQQGTATLGVTSQAEGTFTIGGEVVTIAALAGGNFDAAAGNAAITSIVIDVDDLSATGGNDVDVDLNSGVLTLTFDADAITVADVVNVLSGTGSTGNVATIDYSGSTDTIASTDFTASTAGGGATAIAADTTIAAPTSALAGGGTENFTLVAVEDGPADGAEISAATAPTIAFTGTTADDSASYDAGTNVLTINIDSDITTDRTFQDIADLIADAGEFTVNGASSSPVLTNGSAIIGGTAAAIDTNTGALTVTVDGVDEVTTTETIDITGTLVAGEGGDIGISFAEAALGGGAASTAVIGNATSGYTVQINTDFAGGVDIDDIRAAIASINEVDTAVFNGTPGTSTFNAIAVGGSTTFPDAAPAAISLTGGVDQVISSEAINITTEVGFVGNLSIGFAEANLSGTPTNTITNGANDYTIQIDSSAPVTLEEIRSAIADLAEVGSATLENSGSGSTTYNAAIDVAPTPPTLLTGAGAGNGVNGIDADLVFELAGSIGSEVLTFEANTSLELLVTGINAVSDATGVTASANNAGDGLILESAGYGSNSFVDLQIIQEDESDVTATRAFSTALGQGTREAGTDIVASVNGITANGDGNELSINTATLDLSATIDVGFTGTASFNIDGGGALFQLGPDVVSNQQARLGISSVNTAALGGVNGLLYQLQDGGSAALANDPNVAAAIVEEAIDQVTSLRGRLGAFQRTTLETNKNALNDTLANLTEAESSIRDADFAEETANLTRSQILVQSGTRVLGIANQNPQNVLGLLG encoded by the coding sequence ATGACACGTATCAACACAAACGTCGGCTCTTTGGTCGGTCGTAACAACCTGCAGCGGTCGAACGCCAGCTTGGCGCAGTCGCTGACTCGGTTGAGCACCGGTCTGCGTATTAACACGGGCAAGGACGACCCGGCCGGTTTGATTGCTTCTGAGAACTTGCGGTCGGACATCACCGCGATCAAGAAGGCGATCAGCAACACCGACCGCGCCAATCAGGTGATCGCGACCGCCGACTCGGCCCTCGGCCAGGTCAGCTCGCTGCTGAACGACATCCGCGGCCTGGTGACGGAGTCGGCCAACGCCGGCGCCCTGTCGGACGAGCAGATTTCAGCCAACCAGCTGCAGGTCGACTCGTCGCTCGAGGCCCTCAACCGGATCGCCCAGACCACGACCTTCCAGGGTCGCCGCCTGCTGGACGGTTCGCTGGACTTCCTCGTGACCCAGGGCACCAACAGCGACAAGATCTCGAACCTGCAGATCGACCAAGCCAACCTCGGCGCCACGGGTGAGGTCAGCGTTGACGTCAACGTGACCACCGCCGCCACCCAAGCCACCGTTGAAATCGGCGACCTGCCGGACGTTACCCCGCCAGTGACCGGCGCCGTCAACTTCGAGATCGAGACCACCGCCGCTGAGGGCTCCACCGGCTCGGTCGACTTCGACATCATCACCGCAGACACCCAGCAGGGCACCGCCACGCTGGGCGTCACGTCCCAGGCCGAAGGCACCTTCACCATCGGTGGTGAGGTGGTTACGATCGCGGCACTTGCCGGTGGCAACTTTGACGCCGCTGCGGGCAACGCGGCCATCACCTCGATCGTTATCGACGTCGACGATCTCAGCGCGACGGGTGGCAACGACGTTGACGTCGACCTTAACTCCGGCGTGCTGACGTTGACCTTCGACGCCGACGCCATCACCGTTGCCGATGTTGTCAACGTGCTGAGCGGCACCGGTAGTACGGGCAACGTCGCCACGATCGACTACTCCGGAAGCACAGACACGATCGCCTCGACCGACTTCACGGCGAGCACGGCGGGTGGTGGCGCGACAGCGATCGCTGCGGACACGACCATCGCTGCTCCGACCTCGGCGCTGGCCGGCGGCGGCACGGAGAACTTCACGCTGGTCGCCGTTGAAGACGGCCCCGCCGACGGGGCTGAGATCTCGGCCGCCACGGCTCCGACGATCGCCTTCACCGGCACTACGGCCGACGACTCGGCTTCGTACGACGCCGGCACCAATGTGCTGACGATCAACATCGACAGCGACATTACCACCGACCGCACGTTCCAGGACATTGCCGACCTGATCGCGGACGCCGGCGAGTTCACCGTGAACGGCGCCAGCTCGTCGCCGGTGCTTACCAACGGCTCGGCGATTATCGGCGGCACCGCCGCGGCGATCGACACCAACACCGGGGCATTGACCGTCACGGTGGACGGCGTCGACGAGGTGACCACCACCGAGACCATCGACATCACCGGCACGCTTGTGGCTGGTGAGGGCGGCGACATCGGCATCAGCTTCGCCGAGGCGGCTCTCGGCGGCGGCGCCGCGTCCACCGCGGTGATCGGCAACGCGACCTCCGGCTACACGGTGCAGATCAACACCGACTTTGCCGGTGGCGTCGACATCGATGACATCCGGGCGGCAATCGCATCGATCAACGAGGTGGACACCGCGGTCTTCAACGGCACGCCGGGCACCTCGACGTTCAACGCCATCGCTGTAGGCGGCTCCACGACGTTCCCGGACGCCGCCCCAGCCGCGATCAGCCTGACCGGCGGTGTCGATCAGGTGATCTCCAGTGAGGCGATCAACATCACCACCGAGGTCGGTTTTGTTGGCAACCTGAGCATCGGCTTCGCAGAGGCCAACCTGTCGGGCACGCCGACCAACACCATCACCAACGGCGCCAACGACTACACGATCCAGATCGATAGCTCGGCCCCGGTGACCCTCGAGGAGATCCGCTCCGCGATTGCGGATCTGGCGGAGGTTGGTTCGGCGACGCTCGAGAACTCCGGCTCTGGTTCGACGACCTACAACGCGGCCATCGACGTCGCGCCGACGCCTCCGACCCTGCTGACCGGCGCCGGCGCCGGCAACGGCGTCAACGGCATCGACGCCGACCTGGTGTTCGAGCTGGCTGGTTCGATCGGTTCGGAGGTCCTCACCTTCGAGGCCAACACGAGCCTCGAGCTGCTGGTGACCGGCATCAACGCGGTCAGCGACGCGACCGGCGTCACGGCCTCGGCCAACAACGCCGGCGACGGCTTGATCCTTGAGTCGGCTGGCTACGGGTCGAACTCCTTTGTCGACCTGCAGATCATCCAGGAGGACGAGTCCGACGTCACCGCGACCCGGGCGTTCAGCACCGCCCTAGGCCAGGGCACCCGCGAGGCCGGCACCGACATTGTCGCGTCCGTCAACGGCATCACCGCCAACGGCGACGGCAACGAGCTGTCGATCAACACGGCCACGCTCGACCTGTCGGCCACCATCGACGTTGGCTTCACCGGGACGGCCAGCTTCAACATCGATGGCGGCGGCGCCCTGTTCCAACTGGGACCGGACGTGGTCTCCAACCAGCAGGCCCGCTTGGGCATCAGCAGCGTCAACACGGCCGCCCTGGGCGGCGTGAACGGCCTGCTGTACCAGCTGCAGGACGGTGGATCGGCGGCCCTGGCCAACGACCCGAACGTCGCCGCGGCGATCGTCGAAGAGGCGATCGACCAGGTGACCTCGCTTCGCGGTCGACTGGGCGCCTTCCAGCGGACGACGCTCGAGACGAACAAGAACGCCTTGAACGACACGCTGGCCAACCTGACCGAGGCCGAGAGCTCGATCCGCGACGCCGACTTCGCCGAGGAAACCGCGAACCTCACCCGTTCGCAGATCCTGGTGCAGTCCGGCACACGGGTCTTGGGCATCGCCAACCAGAACCCGCAGAACGTGCTGGGTCTGCTCGGTTAA
- the fliD gene encoding flagellar filament capping protein FliD: MSAIQTSVGLISGIPIEDTVNQLISVARQPLSRLNSRTEGLLAERTAVDTLATLVLGLQSSINSFKSASTFTKKAASSSDATLVSAKITSGKSPKAGSYKFTPIQSASAHRLLSGGFSDLENGLGDGTLSFRFGGHVNKGVSLSEINAGAGFKAGKIKITDRSGAAAEIDLRAAQTVDDVLEAINTNTEINITATAEGDRIKLTDTVGGSTSNLVVQEVGLGTTAASLGLAGINEPGNEASGDDIFTLHGATKLTTLNDGVGVRILNDLEDAADIEVALADETTAQIDLSGATTLQAIVDKINDDETLSGKVTASIAADGNRLEITDNTTGAGEFSVSSYGGGSTAEDLGLTETAVGGVITGRRLTAGLRDTLVSSLNGGVGFELDEIDITDRAGVTSNVQLAGAETLGDIVDLINAAGANVTASVNNARNGVQIVDNTEAGDITGSLVIASSGSGTTAEDLGIAVDDAVGSVNSGTLRRQTISASTLLSSLNGGTGVILGDIRFTDSNGAKGVVDLNKVGAEAETIGDVIDAVNALTNGVSARINDAGDGILITDTAGGSGDLIIKDVSGKTGAGLGIIGTATETDNEGNQIVNGSTSYSVSLDDLSADVNNISLASLNDGAGVDPGVFRVFASDSTDETPKSFIVNLADAVTLGDLLEEFNSAAEKAGAAVTAQVTESGTGIELVDTAGGAGSLRVEDLNGSLKPAADLGIAREAGAANSAGEQKISSFGLFDADAAEASALELVAERINDFEAGVTASVVFDGFGYRLAVDADESGSANELLIDDSAGLFTFEEISRPKNAVLLFGESASSPGVAVSSPTNKFNQVVDGLDLTLAKASSDAVTVTVTKDNAPISTAVRNFVAAYNSIRTNLGAVTDFDADTNTTGVLFGRNEALRVDTTLSRIASGAFAVGGSFTSLESIGVSLGDDGKLTLDATKLTDALAENAGEVEQLLSDDGNGVLAKFTAAIDQLAKGENSLLTSRSESLQNTIDTNNARLESMSQSLDRQRDRLLLEFYTLEETIAGFQSNLDLLDGIKYISPTGA, translated from the coding sequence GTGTCCGCCATCCAGACCAGCGTCGGCCTGATTTCCGGCATCCCGATCGAGGATACCGTGAATCAATTGATCTCAGTGGCCCGCCAGCCACTGAGCCGGCTGAACTCGCGCACCGAGGGCCTGCTGGCGGAGCGGACCGCGGTGGACACGCTGGCCACGCTGGTGCTTGGGCTGCAGTCGTCGATCAACTCGTTCAAGTCGGCGTCGACGTTCACCAAGAAGGCGGCGTCCTCGTCAGACGCGACGCTGGTCTCGGCGAAGATCACCAGCGGCAAGTCGCCCAAGGCCGGCAGCTACAAGTTCACGCCGATTCAATCGGCGTCGGCCCACCGCCTGCTTTCGGGCGGGTTCTCGGACCTCGAGAATGGGCTCGGCGACGGCACACTCAGCTTCCGCTTCGGCGGGCACGTGAACAAGGGCGTCTCGCTGAGCGAGATCAACGCCGGCGCCGGCTTCAAGGCCGGGAAGATCAAGATCACCGACCGCAGCGGCGCCGCCGCCGAGATCGACCTGCGTGCCGCCCAGACCGTGGACGACGTGCTCGAGGCGATCAACACCAACACCGAAATCAACATCACCGCGACCGCCGAGGGCGACCGCATCAAGCTGACCGACACCGTTGGCGGGTCGACCAGCAACCTGGTGGTGCAGGAAGTCGGCCTCGGCACAACCGCCGCCAGCCTCGGGCTGGCGGGGATCAACGAGCCTGGGAACGAGGCTTCCGGCGACGACATCTTCACGCTGCACGGCGCCACAAAGCTAACCACCCTGAACGACGGCGTCGGCGTCCGGATCCTCAACGACCTAGAGGACGCCGCCGACATCGAAGTCGCCCTGGCCGATGAGACCACCGCCCAGATCGACCTGTCTGGCGCGACCACGCTTCAGGCCATCGTCGACAAGATCAACGACGACGAGACGCTCTCCGGGAAGGTGACCGCGTCGATCGCCGCGGACGGCAACCGCCTGGAGATCACCGACAACACCACCGGCGCCGGCGAGTTCTCCGTCAGCAGCTACGGCGGCGGATCGACCGCCGAGGACCTCGGCTTGACCGAGACCGCCGTCGGCGGCGTCATTACGGGGCGTCGCCTAACGGCCGGGCTGCGGGACACGCTGGTGTCGAGCCTCAACGGCGGCGTAGGGTTCGAGCTCGACGAGATCGACATCACCGACCGGGCCGGCGTCACGTCCAACGTGCAGCTGGCCGGAGCCGAGACCCTCGGCGACATCGTCGATCTCATCAACGCCGCGGGCGCAAACGTGACGGCCAGCGTCAACAACGCCCGCAACGGCGTTCAGATCGTCGACAACACGGAGGCCGGCGACATCACGGGAAGCCTGGTGATCGCCAGCTCGGGATCGGGGACCACGGCAGAGGACCTCGGCATCGCCGTAGACGACGCGGTCGGTTCGGTCAACAGTGGCACGCTCCGCCGGCAGACCATTAGCGCCTCGACGCTGCTGTCGTCGCTCAACGGCGGCACGGGCGTCATCCTGGGCGACATCCGCTTCACGGACTCCAACGGAGCCAAGGGAGTGGTCGACCTCAACAAGGTCGGCGCCGAGGCCGAGACCATCGGCGACGTGATCGACGCGGTCAACGCGCTGACCAACGGCGTCAGTGCCCGCATCAACGACGCCGGCGACGGCATCCTGATCACCGACACGGCCGGCGGCAGCGGCGACCTCATCATCAAGGACGTCAGCGGCAAGACCGGCGCCGGGCTCGGCATTATTGGCACGGCCACCGAGACCGACAATGAGGGCAACCAGATCGTCAACGGCTCGACCAGCTACAGCGTTTCGCTGGACGACCTGTCGGCCGACGTCAACAACATCTCGCTGGCCTCGCTCAACGACGGCGCCGGCGTGGACCCGGGCGTGTTCCGCGTCTTCGCGTCCGACAGCACCGATGAAACCCCCAAGAGCTTCATCGTCAACCTGGCGGACGCCGTTACGCTCGGCGACTTGCTCGAAGAGTTCAACTCGGCGGCAGAGAAGGCAGGCGCCGCGGTCACGGCGCAGGTCACCGAGAGCGGAACCGGCATCGAGCTGGTCGACACCGCGGGGGGGGCCGGCAGTCTTAGGGTCGAGGACCTCAACGGCAGTCTCAAGCCGGCGGCCGACCTCGGCATCGCCCGCGAGGCCGGCGCCGCGAACTCCGCCGGCGAGCAGAAGATTTCGTCGTTCGGACTCTTCGACGCCGACGCCGCCGAGGCGAGCGCCCTGGAGCTGGTCGCCGAACGGATCAACGACTTCGAGGCCGGCGTCACGGCGTCGGTCGTGTTCGACGGCTTCGGCTACCGCCTGGCGGTTGACGCCGACGAGAGCGGCTCGGCGAACGAGCTGCTGATCGACGACTCGGCGGGCCTGTTCACGTTCGAGGAGATCAGCCGTCCCAAGAACGCCGTGTTGCTGTTCGGCGAATCGGCCAGCTCGCCTGGCGTCGCGGTGTCTTCCCCGACGAACAAGTTCAACCAGGTTGTCGACGGGCTCGACCTGACGCTCGCCAAGGCGTCAAGCGATGCGGTCACGGTGACTGTCACCAAGGACAACGCGCCGATCAGCACGGCGGTCAGGAACTTTGTTGCGGCCTACAACTCGATCCGCACCAACCTGGGCGCGGTCACCGACTTTGACGCCGACACCAACACCACCGGCGTCCTGTTCGGTCGGAACGAGGCCCTGCGTGTCGACACCACCCTCAGCAGAATCGCCTCCGGGGCGTTCGCGGTGGGCGGGTCGTTCACGTCGCTTGAATCCATCGGCGTGAGCCTCGGCGACGACGGCAAGCTCACGCTCGACGCCACCAAGCTGACCGACGCCCTCGCCGAGAACGCCGGCGAGGTGGAGCAGCTGCTCAGTGACGATGGCAACGGCGTGCTCGCCAAATTCACCGCGGCGATTGACCAGCTGGCGAAGGGCGAGAACTCGCTGCTGACCTCCAGGTCGGAGTCGCTGCAGAACACGATCGACACCAACAACGCGCGGCTGGAGTCGATGTCCCAGTCGCTCGACCGCCAGCGGGACCGGCTGCTCCTCGAGTTCTACACCCTCGAGGAGACCATCGCCGGCTTCCAATCGAACCTCGACCTGCTCGACGGCATCAAGTACATCTCCCCGACCGGCGCGTAG
- the fliS gene encoding flagellar export chaperone FliS, with amino-acid sequence MNNRRDYLATKVNTANSAQLHLMLIEGALRFIDQADKALVREEEVAANAALVRVMEIVEELLVGVRHSEDDINVKLGQLYQFVFTQVSLAYVNADRAVIDDARTILEFQRDTWRQACELVAKDSAKSAGKAPASKAPAKPIAVPTPHLDSAPAHTGVSFEA; translated from the coding sequence ATGAACAACCGACGCGACTACCTTGCCACTAAGGTCAACACCGCCAACTCGGCGCAGCTGCACCTGATGCTGATCGAGGGGGCGCTGCGGTTTATCGACCAGGCCGACAAGGCGCTGGTCCGCGAGGAAGAAGTGGCCGCCAACGCCGCTTTGGTCCGGGTGATGGAGATCGTCGAAGAACTGCTGGTCGGCGTGCGGCACTCCGAGGACGATATCAACGTCAAGCTGGGCCAGCTCTACCAGTTCGTGTTCACCCAGGTGAGCCTGGCGTACGTCAACGCCGACCGGGCCGTGATCGACGACGCCCGCACGATCCTCGAGTTCCAGCGGGACACCTGGCGTCAGGCGTGCGAGCTGGTGGCCAAGGACTCGGCGAAGTCAGCCGGCAAGGCCCCGGCGTCCAAGGCGCCAGCGAAGCCGATCGCCGTGCCGACCCCGCACCTCGACTCGGCTCCTGCGCACACGGGCGTTTCGTTCGAGGCGTAG